The DNA region CATTCTTCTTCCGGACCATCCCGCCGTAGAAGAGGGCGAGTCCCGGCAACATCAGGAGGACCAGAGCCGTCGAGACCATCATCCAGGCCGTGTCGCCGGGATCGGGAGCGGCGGCCGCCTTCTCACCTGCAAAACTCAACGCCGGCAGGACGAGACCTGCCCCCATGGCAACCGGTACGTGCAAAAGCATCCTCCCGATGCGGCGGCCACACCGCAGACGGCTGAAAATTTCCGAATCGTTCATCTCATCTCCCTTTCTGAAAAACGGTTTATATAAAAAGTAAGACACATACCCATCAAAGCAATCCCTGTGCCTAAAGGAAGACAAAATGGAAGCAGTGACAAAAACGAATCTGCAACCTGCTGAAATGAATCGTTTTTTCATTGCCGGACAAAATGGTAGGAAGGCACGCGGAGGGAGATCCCGCCCACGGCGGAGAGGGAACACTGCACAACAATTGTGCATCCCACTCCCGGTCAGGTGAAAAAAGAGGATCAGCAGGACGGGTGGAGACCAGGAAGCGTCCATTCCGGGCCGGGTTCATCGACGAAGATCATCTCCTCCCCGCGGGTGGGGTGAAGGATCGTGAGGGAGCGGGCGTGGAGGGCCAGGGCGCGGTCACCGAAGGGAACCCTCGATCCGTACCGGAAATCCCCGATCACGGGATGGCCGGTATGAGCGAACTGGACCCGAATCTGGTGGTGCCTGCCGGTAAGAAGCTCGACCTCGATATGGGAGATCCCTTTTGCATAGCCGAGACGCCGGAACCGGAGCCTCGCCTCCCGCCCCCCCTCTTCCACGACCACGCTTCGTCCTTCCCTGCGGAGCAGGCGATGCGTCAGGGTTCCTCCGGCGGCAACCTTTCCCTCGACCATCGCCCGGTAGATCTTTCTCACCCGGCGGTTCCGGAACTGTCCGGCCAGGCGCCCCGCCGCTTTCGAAGTGCGGGCAAAGAGAAGAACCCCCGAAACCGGCCGGTCCAGGCGGTGAACTATTGCAAGGTAGACATTGCCCGGTTTGTGAAAGCGTTCCTTGAGGAAGGCACGGGCCATATCCAGGAGTGTCCGGTCCCCGGTCCGGTCCCCCTGCACCAGCATCCCCGCCGGCTTGTGGACAATGAAAAGATGGTTGTCAAGGAAGAGGACCTGCAGATGATTCATAAGTACCCCATGGAACAGGTTGCAAGAGGAACTTGTCGGGCGCTTTTCGCATGCAAGGACTCTCTCCGGTGATACGTCAGGCAAGGCCGGGGAAGAGTTTCAGAAGGCCCATGACAATAAACTGTACGCCGATCGCCGCCAGCAGGAGGCCCATAATCCTCGTCGCGATATTGAGCCCGGTTACGCCGAGTGCCCTGCCCAGCGGATCCGCCAGGTGCAAAACGGCCCATACGATAATTGACACAACAGCGATCCCCAGGGTGAACAGCAGGCGGCCTTCCCAGGTTCCTGCCTGATGTGCGTTTACGATCACCAGGCTGATTGCCCCCGGACCGGCCATCAACGGTATGGCCAGCGGCACCACGGCGATATCTTCTTTGCCCTGGGCCTCTGCCGCCTCTTCATCGGTATGACGGGCGCCGCTCATGCGAGAGTGCAGCATATCGATGGACATCAGCACAATCAGAAGCCCGCCGCCGATCCGAAGGGCCGATATGGTGATTCCGAAAAAAGCCAGGATGAACTCCCCGATCCATGCCGAGAGTATCAGGATTACACCGACGGCTATGGCGGCGACACGGGCGATACGACTGCGTTCATTCCGGGATTTACTTTCAGCCAACGAAAGAAAAACAGGGATGGCTCCCAAAGGATTTACAATCGCCACGACGCCGATAACGGCCTTGACAAGTTTCATGTATTCTGATGGCAGCGGCATACGCAGAAGCCTCCTTTATGCTCATGATGATGGTGATCGTTCCTGTTCTCCTCGTCCCGAAATGAGGGCGGTAATATCTATAAGGATCGACGGCAATGAGGCCCCGCGCGGGGAAGCAAGGTATTTCGCCTGCCAGACGGGGCCGAATTTATCCTTGTAACGGCGCAGCCCCTGAAAATTGTAAAAATGCGAACCATACCGAAATGCGAAGGCCCCCATCCGGTTCCAGAGCGGGGCGCAAGCATGGTCCGAAATGCCGGACAGAGGCGCCATCCCAAGACTGAACCATCGGAAACCCCGCTCTTTCCCCCAAAGAATGAGATGCGTAAAAAGAAAATCCATTACACCGTCCGGCGCCTCCGGACGGTACCTCATGAGATCGACGGAGAGTTCGCTCATGGAGGCCCCCTCCAGAACATTTGCAAAGGCATAGATTTCCCCGGCCCTTTTGGCGAGTCCGATGGGAAAGTGCCTAAGATAGGCCGGATCAAAGAATCCCATGGAAAATCCTTTTTCGCGGCTATGTTTCGCCGCAAGCCAGGTATCCGAAATCACCTGCAGGGAAGGCAGAACGGCAGGGACCTCCGCCGGATGGACAACCTCGAAGGAGTACCCGTCTCTTTCCAACCTGCGCAGAGCGTAGCGAAGCCCCTTTCTCGTTCGTCCTTCCATGGAAAAATTCTGCAACGGTACACGCGCCTCCTCGCCAAGTTTAAAGAGCGCCAGCCCGATATCAACGTACAGGTGCAGATGTTCCTGCCCGACCTCATAAAAGACCGGCCATCCTCCGTAACGATCACACATCTCCCCGAACTTCCAGATCAACTCACCCCACTCCTCTTCCGGCCCGACGGGGTCCCCCATGGCGACCCAGCTGCGTCCTTTTACGGCATACATAACAAAGGCGCTGCCGCTCCTGCTGTAGAGTATACGCTTATCCCCCGACAAGGCAAGATTGGCATAGGTTCGGGTCGACTGCCTGACAATATCACCCACCCGGTCCATATCGCCTTTCTCCCGGCTTGACGTATCTGGAGCCCGGGGCCGAAGCAATTTTGCCAAGGAAAAAAGCAGGACAAGGATGAGGACACCGACCATGGCACGGATGGATCGGGCCGCATCCGCCTTGATGGCAAACTGCCACCAGAGTTCATTGGAATATTGCACATGTTTATAAGAAAAGAAAACGAGCCACAGCGAAGAGATCAGGACCAGGCCGATGGCAAAGATCCAACCGGGGGTGAATCGCTGACTCAGGAGGGAGGCCCGCCGGTAGAAATATTTCCGGCAGGGGATGAGCGTCGCAAGCATAACGCCCAGGAGTACCGCTTCCTCATAGTCCAGCCCCTTCAACAGGGAAAAAACAATCCCGGCTGTCAGTAAAAAAACGGTCA from Deltaproteobacteria bacterium includes:
- a CDS encoding NAAT family transporter → MPLPSEYMKLVKAVIGVVAIVNPLGAIPVFLSLAESKSRNERSRIARVAAIAVGVILILSAWIGEFILAFFGITISALRIGGGLLIVLMSIDMLHSRMSGARHTDEEAAEAQGKEDIAVVPLAIPLMAGPGAISLVIVNAHQAGTWEGRLLFTLGIAVVSIIVWAVLHLADPLGRALGVTGLNIATRIMGLLLAAIGVQFIVMGLLKLFPGLA
- a CDS encoding RNA pseudouridine synthase, with the translated sequence MQVLFLDNHLFIVHKPAGMLVQGDRTGDRTLLDMARAFLKERFHKPGNVYLAIVHRLDRPVSGVLLFARTSKAAGRLAGQFRNRRVRKIYRAMVEGKVAAGGTLTHRLLRREGRSVVVEEGGREARLRFRRLGYAKGISHIEVELLTGRHHQIRVQFAHTGHPVIGDFRYGSRVPFGDRALALHARSLTILHPTRGEEMIFVDEPGPEWTLPGLHPSC
- the mprF gene encoding bifunctional lysylphosphatidylglycerol flippase/synthetase MprF, whose amino-acid sequence is MMFRALPPLLGLLLFGGALWVLHHELALYHLGDIIRHLREISIEDLSIAFLLTVLSYIVMSGYDLLALRSIDHPLPYRRVGLASFVGYAFSNNMGFALLAGGSVRYALYSAWGLTALEISNVILFCTLTLWLGFFILSGVIFLWDPLPVPAGFHLCFATVRPLGVLFLGCVSVYLVVCMMRRRPFTIHHWTVSLPRPRHLVPQAMIASLDWIVAGSVFYVLLPSSSSLSFGLFLGIFLLAQVAGVASQLPGGLGVFETTALLLLKPYLPVPSVVGALVVFRGIYYLLPLLLAAALLGGRELLRHRNKIKNMARMADSWVSVAVPWLLALVSFWGGMILLFSVSTPVVHWRLEWLRRFFPPAVTELSHFLASLVGAGLLLLARGLQRRLDAAYLLTVFLLTAGIVFSLLKGLDYEEAVLLGVMLATLIPCRKYFYRRASLLSQRFTPGWIFAIGLVLISSLWLVFFSYKHVQYSNELWWQFAIKADAARSIRAMVGVLILVLLFSLAKLLRPRAPDTSSREKGDMDRVGDIVRQSTRTYANLALSGDKRILYSRSGSAFVMYAVKGRSWVAMGDPVGPEEEWGELIWKFGEMCDRYGGWPVFYEVGQEHLHLYVDIGLALFKLGEEARVPLQNFSMEGRTRKGLRYALRRLERDGYSFEVVHPAEVPAVLPSLQVISDTWLAAKHSREKGFSMGFFDPAYLRHFPIGLAKRAGEIYAFANVLEGASMSELSVDLMRYRPEAPDGVMDFLFTHLILWGKERGFRWFSLGMAPLSGISDHACAPLWNRMGAFAFRYGSHFYNFQGLRRYKDKFGPVWQAKYLASPRGASLPSILIDITALISGRGEQERSPSS